The [Bacillus] selenitireducens MLS10 genome includes a region encoding these proteins:
- a CDS encoding carbohydrate ABC transporter permease — MGQIGKEKTVINDQGKVLLRKKTVWEKVKENKAAYLFLLPKLIFFMTFMFIPIVWAFFISFQDRGVFDVEWVWFKHYIAAFESPIFRAALWNTFVFTIVTVPAFIITALIISSMIHPLGRRSQTFFRAAFYLPTVTSMVIIAMVWRWMYNYRFGLFNYIIEFFGFESVNWLGQTSTALPSLMIMAILIPPGAGIIIYLAAMNNINPSLYEAADIDGATSFQKWIRITIPLLKPTTLYLTILSTIGSFQVFTQIIMMTGGGPGYATETVVHVIYKSAFRDFNFGLASAQSVILFFIIMVFAIFQFKTLQTEK; from the coding sequence GTGGGGCAGATAGGTAAGGAAAAGACTGTCATCAATGATCAAGGCAAGGTTCTCCTGCGAAAAAAAACAGTATGGGAAAAAGTGAAAGAGAATAAAGCAGCGTACCTTTTTTTACTCCCGAAACTAATCTTTTTTATGACATTCATGTTCATTCCGATTGTTTGGGCATTCTTTATTTCGTTTCAGGACAGAGGAGTTTTTGATGTTGAATGGGTTTGGTTCAAACATTATATAGCTGCGTTTGAAAGTCCGATTTTCAGAGCTGCTTTATGGAACACTTTTGTGTTTACTATAGTTACAGTTCCGGCATTTATTATTACGGCTCTCATTATCTCCAGTATGATACATCCGCTTGGGAGAAGGAGTCAGACGTTTTTCAGAGCAGCATTTTATCTTCCGACGGTAACGTCGATGGTTATCATTGCCATGGTTTGGAGGTGGATGTACAATTACCGATTTGGGCTGTTTAATTACATTATCGAATTCTTTGGATTCGAATCTGTGAACTGGCTTGGGCAGACATCGACTGCTCTCCCGTCACTAATGATTATGGCTATACTTATTCCACCTGGCGCCGGGATTATTATTTATCTTGCTGCAATGAACAATATTAATCCTTCGCTGTATGAAGCTGCAGACATAGATGGTGCGACGTCATTCCAAAAATGGATTCGAATAACTATTCCCTTGTTGAAACCAACGACACTATATTTGACTATTTTAAGTACGATTGGATCGTTTCAGGTGTTCACACAAATCATTATGATGACTGGCGGTGGTCCCGGTTATGCTACGGAGACCGTTGTTCATGTTATTTACAAGTCTGCGTTCAGGGACTTCAATTTCGGATTGGCATCAGCGCAATCGGTGATTTTATTCTTTATTATCATGGTGTTCGCAATATTCCAATTTAAAACATTGCAAACAGAGAAATAA
- a CDS encoding anhydro-N-acetylmuramic acid kinase: MNNSTNVPKIELPIKKERVLAIGLMSGTSLDGIDAVFCEITGEGNTTDIHMIRFITLDYEDSLKQSILAQCNPETSSVDEICRLNTILGKRFAEAAKEVVKGTGWSIDQVDFISSHGQTIHHLPKERATLQIGELAVIAHETSCLTVGDFRPSDMAAGGEGAPLVPFSDALLFAHPVHNRFFLNIGGMSNYTLVPSQESNISGEMVTGSDIGPGNVWVDEMVKLITNGRQSYDRGGEIARSGVIIKRLLNKLIQEDMFYHEPFPKSTGREHYTVDKCRVYYDEGKSLGYSDEDLVTTMTAFTVMSISEAIRKLQEKGIMIDEIYVGGGGVHNQYMLDEIGNKVNIPVFNMERIGMDSDAKEAISFCVLGNEFLRFKHNNMPSVTNASSPKMMGKIVFP; this comes from the coding sequence ATGAATAATTCAACTAATGTGCCGAAGATCGAACTGCCAATTAAAAAGGAACGCGTTTTGGCAATTGGCTTGATGTCCGGAACATCGCTTGACGGGATCGATGCCGTTTTTTGTGAAATAACAGGGGAAGGAAACACCACTGATATTCATATGATCAGGTTTATAACTCTTGATTATGAAGATTCGCTCAAACAGTCGATATTGGCACAATGTAATCCGGAAACGTCGAGCGTTGATGAAATATGCCGGCTAAATACGATTCTTGGTAAGCGTTTTGCCGAAGCAGCCAAGGAAGTTGTTAAAGGTACTGGGTGGTCGATTGACCAAGTGGATTTCATTAGTTCACATGGACAAACCATCCATCATTTGCCGAAAGAACGAGCTACGCTTCAGATTGGGGAGTTGGCTGTTATTGCCCATGAAACCAGTTGCCTGACTGTAGGGGATTTTCGACCATCAGACATGGCGGCTGGTGGAGAAGGAGCCCCTCTTGTGCCTTTTTCTGATGCACTTCTCTTTGCCCATCCCGTTCATAACCGGTTTTTCCTTAATATTGGAGGGATGAGTAATTATACATTAGTACCATCTCAAGAGTCGAATATCTCCGGGGAGATGGTAACTGGATCAGATATAGGACCCGGTAATGTATGGGTCGATGAGATGGTGAAGTTGATCACAAACGGGCGGCAAAGTTATGATCGTGGCGGTGAGATTGCAAGATCGGGTGTGATTATCAAACGTCTCCTGAATAAACTGATTCAGGAAGATATGTTTTACCACGAACCATTCCCTAAGAGTACAGGCCGTGAGCATTACACAGTAGATAAGTGCAGAGTATATTATGATGAAGGAAAGTCGCTCGGTTATTCTGATGAGGACCTTGTCACAACAATGACGGCTTTTACCGTGATGTCCATAAGTGAGGCTATTCGCAAACTACAAGAAAAGGGAATAATGATTGATGAGATCTATGTCGGTGGCGGAGGCGTTCATAATCAATATATGTTGGATGAAATCGGGAACAAGGTTAATATACCTGTGTTTAATATGGAACGTATAGGAATGGACAGCGATGCTAAGGAAGCGATCTCATTTTGTGTATTGGGCAATGAGTTTCTTAGATTCAAACACAATAATATGCCCAGTGTAACAAATGCATCATCTCCAAAGATGATGGGAAAGATAGTGTTCCCTTAG
- a CDS encoding glycoside hydrolase family 3 protein, with product MSLSINDKLGQMMVFGFSASKPDEVSEGIKEMIETHRVGNIILFGRNLGSPGEIRSLTGKLQKIARDAGHERPLFISVDQENGAVRRLGEGTTVFPGAMTTGATGEPELAYECGYATALELKALGINWNLAPVADVNNNRHNPVIGVRSFSEDPEQAAAFAAASMNGMQKANIMTAVKHFPGHGDTEVDSHLSLPVIPHDMERLNHVELVPFRRCIESGADVIMSSHIYFPALEKEKNLPVTLSHEVLTNLLRVKMGFEGLITTDCLEMDAISESVGTAVGAVKAIHAGVDFVMISMRTDLQKQALEAVKRDIDKGLISESRIEESYQRIIAAKDRYLSWRDTNLSDDAEYVPAIIDSAKHRELAENVFKKGISITQQDPNHFPLEKKSLKQKLVLYPKNNYLSRVEDERYAADSLGKALAKIDPSVVYHCISEFVNGEDDLIEYAKTFDVWIIGTLSLNQDYEQKQILEKLMEVKTDEIVVAVAMKNPYDLLWFKDAEIKIATYEFTTPAIEIAASALYGDINVTGVPPVTLTL from the coding sequence ATGTCTCTATCAATAAACGATAAATTAGGTCAGATGATGGTATTCGGATTTTCAGCATCGAAACCGGATGAAGTATCAGAAGGAATAAAGGAAATGATTGAGACTCATCGCGTTGGAAATATTATTTTGTTTGGAAGAAATCTGGGCAGTCCTGGAGAGATCCGCTCTTTGACCGGAAAGCTTCAAAAAATAGCAAGGGATGCGGGACACGAAAGGCCGTTGTTTATTTCGGTTGATCAAGAAAATGGTGCAGTCCGCAGATTAGGCGAAGGGACCACGGTCTTTCCGGGAGCTATGACAACGGGTGCTACGGGAGAACCGGAACTCGCATATGAATGTGGCTATGCTACAGCATTAGAATTGAAAGCTCTCGGGATCAACTGGAACCTCGCTCCAGTAGCGGATGTAAACAATAATAGACACAATCCGGTCATTGGAGTTCGTTCGTTTTCGGAAGACCCTGAACAGGCAGCCGCTTTTGCAGCTGCTTCAATGAACGGGATGCAAAAGGCGAATATTATGACAGCGGTGAAACATTTCCCCGGGCATGGAGATACAGAAGTAGACTCGCATTTATCTCTTCCTGTCATTCCACATGATATGGAGCGGTTGAATCATGTGGAACTGGTACCGTTTCGCCGTTGTATAGAATCAGGTGCAGATGTGATCATGTCTTCTCATATTTATTTCCCTGCCCTCGAGAAAGAGAAGAATCTGCCTGTCACCCTGTCTCATGAGGTCTTAACAAACTTGTTAAGAGTAAAGATGGGATTCGAAGGATTGATAACCACAGACTGTCTTGAGATGGATGCTATTTCTGAATCGGTAGGCACAGCCGTGGGAGCGGTTAAGGCTATTCATGCAGGTGTCGATTTTGTGATGATTTCAATGCGTACGGATTTGCAAAAACAAGCACTGGAAGCTGTAAAGCGTGATATCGATAAAGGACTTATCAGTGAATCACGGATCGAAGAATCGTATCAACGGATCATTGCCGCGAAAGATCGTTACTTAAGCTGGCGTGACACGAATCTATCAGACGATGCAGAGTATGTACCGGCAATTATTGATTCGGCTAAACACCGCGAGTTGGCGGAGAATGTGTTTAAAAAAGGGATTTCGATCACTCAGCAGGATCCCAATCACTTTCCTTTGGAAAAAAAGTCGTTAAAACAAAAACTCGTGCTTTATCCGAAAAACAACTATCTTTCAAGAGTTGAAGACGAGCGGTATGCCGCAGATTCTTTGGGTAAAGCGCTTGCAAAAATCGATCCTTCTGTTGTCTATCATTGCATATCTGAATTTGTAAATGGAGAAGACGACTTGATTGAGTATGCAAAAACCTTCGACGTATGGATTATCGGGACACTTTCACTGAATCAGGATTATGAACAGAAGCAGATTCTTGAAAAATTGATGGAAGTTAAAACAGATGAGATCGTTGTTGCGGTAGCGATGAAGAATCCATATGATTTATTGTGGTTTAAAGACGCCGAGATCAAGATAGCAACTTATGAATTCACAACTCCGGCTATTGAAATCGCAGCCAGTGCATTATATGGTGATATTAACGTAACGGGTGTTCCTCCTGTTACGTTGACGTTATAA
- the murQ gene encoding N-acetylmuramic acid 6-phosphate etherase has product MTINLSDLTTERRNERTKHIDQLSSFEILSMINEEDHLIAESVKKEMKAINNVVEVVCERFKKGGKLVYIGAGTSGRIGVLDAAEAPPTFRTDPEMIQALIAGGDQAMFHAIEGAEDSKEQAKQDLERLNLSKDDVIIAIAASGRTPYAKGAVEYGNEINAVTVGLSCNKGSELSALAQLAIEVEVGPEVITGSTRMKAATAQKLVLNMISTSSMILIGKIFENLMVDLKASNHKLQERAKSITSAITGCSEEEVEQTLIKADFEVKPAIVMLKTGVSLVEAKEKLKQHRGFVRKAIESQSK; this is encoded by the coding sequence ATGACCATCAATTTATCAGATTTAACAACTGAAAGGCGTAATGAACGTACTAAACATATTGATCAACTATCATCATTTGAAATTCTTTCGATGATCAATGAGGAAGACCATCTTATCGCTGAATCAGTGAAAAAAGAAATGAAAGCGATTAACAACGTTGTGGAAGTAGTTTGTGAGCGATTTAAAAAAGGAGGTAAACTAGTCTATATTGGTGCCGGAACGAGCGGACGAATTGGAGTGTTGGATGCTGCGGAGGCACCACCGACGTTCAGAACAGATCCGGAGATGATCCAGGCGCTGATTGCTGGTGGTGACCAAGCGATGTTTCATGCAATTGAAGGAGCTGAAGATTCCAAAGAACAGGCAAAACAGGATTTGGAGCGGTTAAACCTTTCCAAGGATGATGTCATTATTGCAATTGCGGCAAGTGGGAGAACACCCTATGCAAAAGGTGCAGTGGAATACGGCAATGAAATAAATGCAGTAACTGTCGGATTGAGTTGCAATAAAGGATCAGAACTTTCAGCGCTGGCTCAGCTGGCCATTGAGGTTGAGGTCGGGCCCGAAGTGATTACCGGTTCGACCAGAATGAAAGCGGCTACAGCACAAAAGCTTGTCTTAAATATGATCTCCACATCAAGCATGATTTTGATTGGTAAGATCTTTGAAAATCTTATGGTTGATTTGAAAGCCAGTAACCATAAACTTCAGGAGCGGGCAAAAAGCATTACTTCTGCGATTACAGGCTGCTCAGAAGAAGAAGTCGAGCAGACTTTGATTAAGGCAGATTTTGAGGTGAAACCGGCTATTGTAATGCTGAAAACGGGTGTATCGTTAGTTGAAGCAAAAGAGAAACTGAAACAGCACCGTGGATTTGTAAGAAAAGCAATAGAATCACAATCAAAATAA
- a CDS encoding GNAT family N-acetyltransferase yields the protein MQMHLWEDVKQQYSDQICILWNRIYGDRFPLRKSLFQQNSIEDIHVDADASRLVTVGDEAVGLIIVKRDHYNRFQRSQAWIHLLMVDPTYQHRGIGSKLLKQAEATVVNMGASEIVIGQDPYHYFPGVPADQNAIKKWLMKRGYTNVNSVSDYVNTSPQSERKLDTENILSSDEKGKLFSFLKAYFSSRWLYEAEEYFLKGGSGSAYVIIKDQGEIIAFCKTNIGEKPLIGSNVNWSQRFTGILGGIGPLGVHPEWRKMKLGREIVLLATRHLLNQGVGSIYIDWTELHGFYRSLGYTSIETYDQFKKTIEI from the coding sequence ATGCAGATGCATTTGTGGGAAGACGTTAAACAGCAATACAGTGATCAGATATGTATACTGTGGAATCGCATTTACGGAGATCGGTTTCCCCTAAGGAAATCCTTGTTTCAACAGAACAGCATTGAAGATATCCACGTTGATGCGGATGCCTCGAGACTCGTTACTGTTGGGGACGAAGCAGTGGGGTTGATTATAGTGAAGCGAGATCACTATAACAGATTTCAACGCTCTCAGGCGTGGATTCATTTACTGATGGTGGACCCCACTTATCAGCATAGAGGAATTGGAAGTAAACTGTTAAAGCAGGCAGAAGCAACTGTGGTAAATATGGGGGCTAGTGAAATTGTAATCGGACAAGACCCCTATCACTATTTTCCTGGTGTACCTGCCGATCAGAACGCTATAAAAAAATGGCTTATGAAGCGTGGATACACCAACGTGAACAGTGTATCTGATTATGTAAATACGTCTCCTCAGAGTGAAAGAAAACTTGATACGGAGAATATTCTGAGCTCAGATGAAAAAGGGAAATTATTCAGCTTTCTAAAGGCTTATTTCTCGTCTAGATGGCTTTACGAGGCGGAAGAATATTTCTTGAAAGGAGGAAGCGGAAGCGCTTATGTAATTATAAAAGACCAAGGGGAAATTATTGCTTTTTGTAAAACGAACATCGGAGAAAAACCTTTAATTGGTTCCAATGTAAACTGGTCGCAGAGATTCACTGGAATACTGGGTGGAATCGGGCCGCTCGGAGTGCATCCAGAGTGGCGAAAAATGAAATTGGGACGTGAAATTGTATTACTTGCTACGCGTCATCTTTTGAATCAGGGAGTGGGTTCAATCTACATAGATTGGACGGAGTTACACGGATTTTATCGCTCTTTAGGATATACATCAATTGAAACATATGATCAATTCAAAAAAACTATTGAAATTTAA
- a CDS encoding rhomboid family intramembrane serine protease: MDETVRWVKEHPGMTGILALYALFFLILYSDPATGDALLVNPETMFQEPWTLITVIFATGSVMHLLLNGFLVIMFGGKLEKTIGTGTSVVLFLIMGLMGSVALFLYAPFMTWTGEPAALASVAAIGMASIYTGLVKDAEIMGSKARRWVLIMFIMNIVLSWQNEELTLLGPAHGLAIALGYGIGYGLRKSTEAKEHTGS, translated from the coding sequence ATGGATGAGACGGTAAGATGGGTTAAAGAACACCCCGGGATGACCGGGATTTTGGCTTTGTATGCTTTATTTTTTCTGATTTTGTATTCGGATCCTGCAACAGGGGATGCACTTCTCGTGAACCCGGAGACGATGTTTCAGGAGCCGTGGACGCTGATCACGGTGATCTTTGCCACGGGTTCTGTGATGCATCTGTTACTGAACGGCTTTCTCGTGATCATGTTTGGCGGGAAGCTTGAGAAGACAATCGGTACAGGGACGTCGGTCGTGTTGTTTCTCATCATGGGGCTCATGGGGAGTGTGGCGCTCTTCTTGTATGCGCCCTTCATGACGTGGACCGGTGAACCTGCAGCCCTTGCCTCTGTCGCGGCGATTGGCATGGCCTCGATTTACACGGGCCTTGTCAAGGATGCGGAGATTATGGGCTCGAAGGCAAGACGCTGGGTGCTCATCATGTTTATCATGAACATCGTCCTCAGCTGGCAGAATGAAGAGCTGACTCTCTTAGGACCCGCGCACGGGCTCGCCATTGCCTTGGGCTACGGGATCGGTTACGGGCTCAGGAAGTCCACAGAGGCGAAAGAACATACCGGGTCATAA
- a CDS encoding carbohydrate ABC transporter permease: MFQRRIKKPIIIVSLLIMALISLLPLYWVFVTALQLPSYQNEEMDRPVSYVESSPPVLYPVGITEYVSQWQKKREAESQGDMEQAEVHSSLMTEVREKTFGSFTHLFENTKIMRWLFNSVYIAVVTTAIIVLIDTMAGYVLAKKDFPGKWIIFWMIISTMMIPEQVTLVPTFIIVQNLNMFDTHFALIFPMLALAFGVFLMRQFLLSIPDELIEAAKIDGASEWKIFRSIIVPLARPAMAVLGIFTFVLVWNSFLWPIIVINDENLMTLPAGLKTLQDANLADFKLLMTGATVAAVPMIIFFLMFQRYFIKGLTIGGVKE, from the coding sequence ATGTTTCAAAGAAGAATAAAAAAACCGATTATTATTGTATCTCTTCTTATAATGGCTCTTATATCCCTCTTGCCTTTGTATTGGGTTTTCGTCACAGCATTACAACTGCCAAGCTATCAAAATGAGGAAATGGACCGGCCTGTTTCTTACGTCGAATCGTCCCCGCCGGTTCTTTACCCCGTTGGAATAACGGAGTATGTTTCACAATGGCAAAAGAAGCGCGAAGCAGAAAGTCAAGGTGACATGGAACAGGCGGAGGTCCACAGTTCCTTAATGACGGAAGTGAGAGAGAAAACATTCGGCTCTTTTACACATTTATTTGAAAATACGAAGATCATGCGCTGGTTATTTAACAGTGTATATATAGCAGTTGTAACGACCGCAATTATCGTCCTGATCGATACAATGGCTGGCTATGTGTTAGCAAAGAAAGATTTTCCGGGGAAATGGATCATTTTTTGGATGATTATTTCAACTATGATGATCCCTGAGCAGGTGACGCTCGTACCAACGTTTATCATAGTACAGAATTTGAATATGTTCGACACTCATTTCGCTCTGATTTTTCCAATGCTGGCTCTTGCGTTTGGGGTGTTCCTGATGAGGCAATTCCTTCTTTCTATACCTGATGAGCTGATTGAAGCAGCAAAGATTGACGGGGCAAGTGAGTGGAAGATCTTCAGATCGATCATTGTACCACTGGCACGACCGGCAATGGCAGTACTGGGCATATTTACGTTTGTATTAGTTTGGAATTCGTTCCTATGGCCGATTATTGTAATTAATGACGAGAATCTTATGACTTTGCCAGCCGGACTGAAAACACTTCAGGATGCAAATCTTGCCGATTTCAAACTCTTGATGACAGGTGCGACAGTTGCTGCTGTTCCGATGATTATCTTCTTCCTGATGTTCCAGCGATACTTTATTAAAGGTTTAACCATTGGAGGAGTGAAAGAGTAA
- a CDS encoding MurR/RpiR family transcriptional regulator, translating to MEQRGTMKLIEGMLKDLSPSERKIADFVLEKPDEVLSLTANQLGERSHTSSAAVIRFCKSIGFKGFQQLKLRLASDSHQDKSTEFRDIQPGESPAEVVSKMTTNSMQTIKETADILNIYDLTQVIEALDQVNRIHFFGVGASNIIAQDAQLKFSRINKHTTAFADFHIASMHVANSGPGDVVFGISFSGETKEVLKILELANEKGATTIALTKFGPSTIAKTASICLRTSASKETTFRSSATSSRIAQLHVLDILFMSVANANYDEVIQYLNQTREAIRAIQRK from the coding sequence ATGGAACAAAGAGGTACGATGAAACTGATCGAAGGCATGCTGAAAGATTTATCTCCGTCAGAGAGAAAAATTGCGGATTTTGTGCTGGAGAAACCGGACGAAGTCCTGTCGCTGACGGCCAATCAATTAGGTGAACGGAGCCATACCAGCAGTGCAGCCGTTATCCGCTTTTGCAAATCAATCGGTTTCAAAGGATTTCAGCAGTTGAAATTACGCTTGGCGAGTGATTCGCATCAGGACAAATCAACAGAATTCAGGGATATTCAACCTGGTGAATCACCGGCAGAGGTCGTATCTAAAATGACGACTAACTCGATGCAGACAATCAAAGAAACTGCCGATATATTAAATATTTATGATTTAACACAGGTTATCGAGGCATTGGATCAGGTGAATCGCATCCATTTTTTCGGTGTGGGTGCATCAAATATCATTGCTCAGGATGCGCAGTTGAAATTCTCGCGAATTAATAAACATACGACAGCCTTTGCTGATTTTCATATTGCGTCGATGCACGTGGCGAACTCCGGACCTGGTGACGTTGTGTTCGGTATTTCATTTTCGGGCGAAACAAAGGAAGTCTTGAAAATACTCGAGTTGGCAAATGAAAAAGGCGCAACGACAATTGCTCTTACGAAATTCGGGCCTTCAACAATCGCCAAAACAGCTTCCATATGTCTCCGGACATCCGCTTCTAAAGAAACAACATTCAGAAGCAGCGCAACATCTTCGCGGATTGCACAGTTACATGTTTTGGATATTTTATTTATGAGCGTGGCAAATGCGAATTATGATGAAGTGATTCAGTATCTGAATCAAACCAGAGAAGCAATCAGGGCGATACAACGAAAGTAA
- a CDS encoding sugar ABC transporter substrate-binding protein, whose translation MNKKQWLLKGSVISGLLVLGACGGNDNASESEGNWEDWEGTITMWDGPRWEDEDENQYHWIEEKAAEFEDMYPNVEIEIVQQPWAELSDSLSVAIAGQNWPDIAPIDISGGAISLNHIEEGIIETTDDLYTEEEWNDFYPNTLEAYEYEGSLYGVPTSVSVQTMLLNLEIFEEKGVEPPEDGRWTYDEFVDKMIQLTDDDTYGFSTYIMPNYYEAWPFLLMDGGYPLNEEMDEYTFNSPEAISGLEKLVDLKFKHETAPVEMGGSDVGGTFQSFAALDQRTVAVQPWTTWAINSLQTEEYQMDFMVAEYPIGDLGEPVTMGGVGGFVMFMQEEDAKRQMVGEFLKHITNTDEQYTTAVNYGTFPARESTADMDPFADNPEMARAQELTDQVVPIPMHQDWGRIDEVIQSELQLALNGEKSAEEALNDAESEVERILAD comes from the coding sequence ATGAATAAAAAACAATGGTTGTTGAAAGGTTCTGTGATTTCGGGTTTATTGGTTTTGGGCGCGTGCGGAGGAAATGATAATGCATCTGAGAGTGAAGGGAATTGGGAAGACTGGGAAGGGACGATTACCATGTGGGATGGTCCAAGATGGGAAGATGAAGACGAAAATCAGTACCATTGGATCGAAGAGAAGGCTGCAGAATTTGAAGACATGTATCCAAATGTCGAAATTGAAATCGTTCAACAACCATGGGCGGAGCTGAGTGACAGTTTAAGTGTTGCAATAGCAGGTCAAAACTGGCCGGACATTGCTCCGATCGATATCAGTGGTGGAGCAATCAGCTTAAATCATATTGAGGAAGGCATCATTGAGACAACGGATGACCTTTATACTGAAGAGGAATGGAACGATTTTTATCCCAATACATTGGAAGCCTATGAATATGAGGGCTCATTATATGGTGTTCCGACATCTGTAAGTGTTCAGACGATGCTTTTAAACTTGGAGATCTTTGAAGAGAAGGGTGTCGAGCCTCCTGAGGATGGCCGCTGGACCTATGATGAGTTTGTAGACAAGATGATTCAGCTGACCGATGACGATACTTACGGATTCTCAACGTATATCATGCCGAACTATTACGAAGCATGGCCATTTTTGCTGATGGATGGAGGCTATCCGTTAAACGAGGAAATGGATGAATATACATTTAATTCACCTGAAGCAATTAGTGGATTGGAGAAACTGGTTGATCTTAAATTTAAGCATGAAACAGCGCCTGTCGAAATGGGCGGATCAGACGTAGGTGGCACTTTCCAGTCATTTGCAGCTTTGGATCAGAGAACGGTAGCTGTTCAACCATGGACTACATGGGCGATCAACTCTCTTCAGACGGAAGAATATCAGATGGACTTTATGGTTGCTGAATATCCGATCGGTGACCTGGGTGAACCTGTCACAATGGGCGGTGTAGGTGGATTTGTAATGTTTATGCAGGAAGAGGATGCAAAACGCCAAATGGTTGGAGAATTCCTGAAGCATATTACAAATACGGATGAACAATATACAACAGCTGTAAACTATGGAACGTTCCCGGCGCGAGAATCTACAGCTGATATGGATCCTTTTGCAGATAATCCTGAGATGGCAAGAGCACAGGAACTGACTGATCAGGTTGTTCCAATTCCAATGCATCAGGATTGGGGACGGATTGATGAGGTCATCCAAAGTGAGTTGCAGCTTGCATTGAATGGGGAAAAGAGTGCGGAAGAGGCCCTGAACGATGCTGAATCTGAGGTTGAACGTATTTTAGCTGATTAA